From a single Saccharomyces kudriavzevii IFO 1802 strain IFO1802 genome assembly, chromosome: 15 genomic region:
- the MSA1 gene encoding Msa1p (similar to Saccharomyces cerevisiae MSA2 (YKR077W) and MSA1 (YOR066W); ancestral locus Anc_5.668), with translation MDKGLVKKRGRPPITKDYPNPLQSPMAHSSMQVQKQGSRGFAKPLMKVGQCSPSPNKRRPSIDHHHNLAVTTRKGRYRGVLLSTPTKKSGTGGSTPISTPSSNDSYNNTVFSESRKTFLQSSPPIMTSSPGFQKKSDFYAFPSPDQFKLSLTITESGKAVIAGSSPFSPLSKTSHSLTNTNDKKFLRNEKIRKSSNKTTPKFEKKRILSLLKQMKNDKDCRTFSEVCPVKPGRSDIVDPELPTIIETSASPGNGIRNNIALLSRPPQSPPPSAQLMPPSTPKSSLQFRTGFTPNVALNHVSLNDTLPKPATNAACFKNNSSNHNNSVSNNIADANALLTLTSSPGVFLSPRNKMLPKPTSTSSEQQQEFVFKFSSGDPLLLTDDADGNWPELLFNISNTPRRQKCFNTPPSWINFGSPGLFSPPRSSNIMVNGTTAATTSDNGNVHRQLQAQLEAQVQVQSRTNSPAQRQQQQQHQFQMPPPHINMSSSPPQIHIASPPRQPMARKSSIYFSKEKPTAGTTNILGSTKSGNLQPPANLINITHGPSTPRNQEFQLPTLIECTPLIQQTMNGSLGTKYIPQTSIPNSAGPNLSGFTTSNAGTASDFNDLLKQNPYNNKQDDARTALKKLIDDQ, from the coding sequence ATGGATAAAGGCTTGGTCAAGAAAAGAGGCAGGCCTCCAATCACCAAAGATTATCCTAATCCTTTACAAAGCCCCATGGCGCATTCTTCAATGCAGGTGCAGAAGCAGGGCTCTCGCGGGTTTGCTAAACCGTTAATGAAAGTGGGGCAATGCAGTCCATCTCCAAATAAGAGAAGGCCCAGTATCGACCATCACCATAATTTGGCGGTCACTACAAGAAAGGGTAGGTACAGGGGCGTCCTTTTATCGACTCCTACCAAGAAGTCAGGAACTGGCGGGTCTACTCCAATTTCTACCCCCTCTTCCAACGATAGCTACAATAATACAGTATTCTCCGAATCGAGGAAAACTTTTCTACAAAGCTCGCCGCCCATCATGACATCTTCTCCAGgtttccaaaagaagagtGATTTTTACGCCTTTCCTTCGCCGGATCAGTTTAAACTTTCCCTAACCATTACTGAAAGTGGGAAGGCTGTGATTGCTGGATCCTCACCCTTCTCCCCATTGTCGAAAACATCTCATTCTTTGACGAACACTAACGACAAGAAATTCCTacgaaatgaaaaaattcgcAAGAGTAGCAACAAAACTACGCCTAAATTCGAGAAAAAGCGcattctttctcttttaaaGCAGATGAAGAATGATAAAGATTGCCGTACGTTCTCGGAGGTATGTCCAGTGAAACCAGGCAGATCTGATATCGTTGATCCCGAACTGCCCACCATTATAGAAACTTCTGCCTCTCCTGGGAACGGTATTAGAAATAACATTGCATTACTTAGTCGCCCGCCACAATCACCCCCTCCGAGTGCCCAACTTATGCCACCGTCCACTCCAAAGAGCTCTTTGCAATTCAGGACTGGGTTTACTCCTAACGTTGCACTGAATCATGTATCGTTAAATGACACTTTACCGAAACCTGCAACAAATGCTGCGTGTTTCAAGAACAACAGCAGTAATCACAACAACTCTGTTAGTAACAATATTGCGGATGCGAATGCCTTACTCACCTTGACTAGTAGCCCTGGAGTTTTCTTATCACCGAGGAACAAAATGTTGCCCAAGCCAACTAGTACGTCTAGCgaacaacaacaagaattCGTGTTCAAGTTTTCAAGTGGTGATCCGTTATTGCTTACTGATGACGCAGACGGGAACTGGCCAGAACTGCTGTTCAATATATCCAATACTCCAAGACGCCAAAAATGTTTCAATACACCTCCTTCATGGATAAATTTTGGGTCGCCGGGATTATTCAGCCCACCGAGAAGCTCCAATATTATGGTAAACGGGACTACCGCAGCAACCACATCGGATAACGGCAATGTTCATAGACAATTACAAGCCCAATTAGAGGCTCAAGTGCAAGTACAATCTCGAACCAATTCTCCTGCTCaacgacaacaacaacaacagcacCAATTCCAAATGCCTCCACCGCACATAAACATGAGTTCTTCTCCACCACAAATCCACATTGCTTCCCCGCCTCGGCAACCAATGGCTCGCAAATCATCTATATACTtcagtaaagaaaaacccACCGCGGGAACTACTAATATACTAGGCAGCACTAAAAGTGGAAATTTGCAACCCCCAGCGAATCTGATCAATATCACTCATGGACCTTCGACCCCCAGAAATCAAGAATTCCAATTACCCACCTTGATCGAATGCACTCCATTAATCCAACAAACCATGAATGGCTCGTTGGGAACCAAGTACATACCACAAACCTCCATTCCAAACAGCGCTGGTCCCAATTTGAGCGGGTTTACCACCAGTAATGCCGGAACTGCCTCTGATTTCAATGATCTACTGAAGCAAAACCCGTATAACAACAAACAAGACGACGCAAGAActgctttgaaaaaattaattgaCGATCAATAA
- the YNG1 gene encoding Yng1p (similar to Saccharomyces cerevisiae YNG1 (YOR064C); ancestral locus Anc_5.665): MEQLVNEHSDSDIRYSFLSTLDHLPCELIRSLRLMQTIDLSKNARNQHDLEKASANLLLVANYIENLVDDQIRLLTHHRREWEVQKSVTKTFNTSVNNIRSKLLLEEPRAYKEPKLLLKIDLKKVKSRERKEGITSPKIGNARRDGTESKNNQEEVYCFCRNVSYGAMVACDNVDCPFEWFHYGCVNLKQAPRGRWFCSEDCREIAEQKSKLKRQKKRK, from the coding sequence ATGGAGCAGCTTGTGAATGAGCATTCAGACTCGGATATCAGATACAGCTTCCTGAGCACTTTGGATCATTTACCGTGCGAACTAATTAGGTCCTTACGTTTGATGCAGACCATCGACCTATCCAAAAATGCTCGGAATCAACATGACCTGGAGAAGGCCTCTGCAAATCTGTTGCTAGTAGCCAACTATATAGAGAATTTGGTCGACGATCAGATTCGTCTCTTGACACATCATCGGAGAGAATGGGAAGTGCAGAAATCAGTGACAAAAACTTTTAATACTTCCGTAAACAATATCAGATCAAAGTTGTTATTGGAGGAGCCGAGAGCCTACAAAGAGCCCAAGCTGCTGTTAAAGATTGACTTGAAGAAGGTCAAATCAAGGGAAAGGAAAGAAGGCATAACAAGCCCTAAAATTGGGAATGCCCGCAGAGACGGTACTGAGAGTAAGAATAACCAAGAAGAGGTCTACTGCTTTTGTAGAAACGTATCGTATGGGGCTATGGTGGCTTGTGACAATGTAGATTGCCCCTTTGAGTGGTTTCATTACGGATGCGTAAATCTGAAACAGGCACCTAGGGGTAGGTGGTTTTGTAGCGAAGATTGTAGAGAAATAGCGGAGcagaaatcaaaattaaagcggcaaaagaaaagaaagtga
- the ALG8 gene encoding dolichyl-P-Glc:Glc1Man(9)GlcNAc(2)-PP-dolichol alpha-1,3-glucosyltransferase (similar to Saccharomyces cerevisiae ALG8 (YOR067C); ancestral locus Anc_5.669) gives MKGDRSRQNMAVTKKAKSKKNDEPKKALKTGATEKGEGSKRYSLWNFWISTLFLKLLLIPDYFSTDFDVHRNWLAITNKLPISKWYYEHTSQWTLDYPPFFAYFEWFLSQFVPKVVRDDGCLDIVEVGKFGLPTIVFQRLTVIFSDILLFVVLQVYINTTDLSERSQSFVVASSIVLSPGFFMIDHIHFQYNGFLFAILIGSIVAAKKKRYILCAILYTTAICFKHIFLYLAPCYFVFLLRAYVLNVNNFKFKSYKDFLFLIRWANLFKLGSIVIGIFTICFLPFAHQMPQVLSRLFPFSRGLTHAYWAPNFWALYSFMDKILTTIMLRLPYVHTFATKFIKPPLIPQNLKEINERLAANNNGSKGLVQDVFFVILPQIPPKLTFILTIFYQILAVLPLLFDPSFKRFVGSLTLCGLASFLFGWHVHEKAIMLVIVPFTFLVGFDRRLLVPFMLIASAGYVSLYPLLYKGQDYFIKTLYTYVWCIIYFAAFRKTTKISSSVERRIFFLDRLALTYIFSLLPMVTVLQILDKVKWRYSFLQRFEFLGLMIYSVYCSLGIISSWFALSWLYNFDELLWQ, from the coding sequence ATGAAGGGTGATCGTTCGAGGCAAAACATGGCTGTGACAAAGAAGGCAAagtcgaaaaaaaatgacgaGCCTAAGAAGGCCCTGAAGACAGGTGCAACCGAAAAAGGTGAGGGATCCAAGCGCTATTCCTTGTGGAATTTCTGGATAAGCACACTATTTCTAAAATTGCTGCTGATTCCTGATTATTTCAGCACAGATTTTGATGTTCATAGAAATTGGCTAGCAATCACCAATAAACTGCCTATTAGCAAATGGTATTACGAGCATACTAGTCAGTGGACGTTGGATTATCCACCATTCTTTGCCTATTTTGAATGGTTTCTATCGCAATTTGTTCCCAAAGTTGTTCGTGATGATGGCTGTTTGGATATCGTAGAAGTGGGGAAGTTTGGCTTGCCAACAattgttttccaaagacTTACTGTCATCTTCAGTGACATTCTTCTATTTGTTGTCCTTCAGGTATACATTAATACAACCGACCTAAGCGAAAGATCTCAAAGTTTTGTTGTTGCCTCTAGTATAGTATTATCACCTGGATTTTTTATGATAGATCACATTCACTTTCAATATAatggttttctttttgccaTTCTTATTGGCTCCATTGTTGCtgccaagaagaagaggtaCATTTTGTGTGCCATTTTATACACCACTGCTATATGTTTCAAGCATATATTCTTGTATTTGGCACCATGctattttgtatttttgttAAGAGCATACGTCCTCAATGttaacaatttcaaattcaaaagttacaaagatttcttgtttttgattAGGTGGGCaaatcttttcaagttAGGCAGCATTGTCATTGGGATTTTCACTATTTGTTTCTTACCATTTGCTCATCAAATGCCGCAGGTACTGAGCAGACTATTCCCATTTTCAAGGGGATTGACACACGCATACTGGGCGCCTAACTTTTGGGCACTGTATTCATTTATGGATAAGATACTTACCACGATAATGTTGAGATTACCGTATGTTCACACATTTGCTACAAAGTTCATCAAGCCACCTTTAATACCTCAAaatctcaaagaaatcaatgAAAGGCTTGCGGCAAACAACAACGGAAGTAAAGGCCTAGTTCAagatgtattttttgttattcTTCCTCAAATTCCTCCCAAACTAACGTTTATTTTAACAATATTCTACCAGATTTTGGCCGTACTTCCTTTATTGTTTGACccatctttcaaaagatttgtTGGCTCATTAACTCTTTGTGGGTTGGCCTCATTCTTATTTGGATGGCACGTGCATGAAAAGGCTATAATGTTAGTTATTGTCCCATTCACATTTCTTGTTGGATTTGATCGTCGTCTGCTGGTTCCGTTTATGCTCATTGCCTCAGCTGGTTACGTTTCTTTGTATCCGCTTCTTTACAAAGGTCAAGATTACTTCATCAAAACCTTATACACCTATGTTTGGTGCATAATTTATTTCGCAGCTTTTAGGAAAACTAcaaagatttcttcaagcgTAGAAAgaaggatttttttcttggacaGATTGGCATTGACGTATATCTTTTCATTGTTACCAATGGTAACCGTATTACAAATACTAGACAAGGTCAAATGGAGGTATTCATTCCTGCaaagatttgaatttttagGATTGATGATATACAGCGTTTATTGCTCATTAGGTATAATCAGTTCATGGTTTGCCTTATCGTGGTTATataattttgatgaattattGTGGCAGTAA
- the SLD7 gene encoding Sld7p (similar to Saccharomyces cerevisiae SLD7 (YOR060C); ancestral locus Anc_5.661): MSQKLCTLNFTLSGKQDGLTIRDVQLWGNQPVVSKSIPEWRGQFVRYVDLGKLPLWIRFKDMNTCRCYSTSATTQAYFKTKLRNASRGIVIELTDRNDQRSQESVYLVIYRENAELNCFQIDLTMKHEFDNQVSKLKQEIGKTRASVSKEGSIDIIIQQSQQRKIGTKTKVYRNVHINDKRLLFSETLSKLILGGLRLRGIPNSTADFQKLYKTTFDAAEFTHRDELKRISMGSGEDVSFESLQETVETLLKLFTKS, encoded by the coding sequence ATGTCACAGAAATTATGCACATTGAATTTTACTCTTAGTGGAAAACAGGACGGTTTGACCATCAGAGATGTCCAGCTTTGGGGTAACCAGCCCGTGGTCAGTAAATCAATTCCAGAGTGGAGGGGACAATTTGTCCGATATGTTGATCTTGGAAAGCTCCCTTTGTGGATTCGCTTCAAAGATATGAACACCTGTAGATGTTATAGTACTAGTGCAACCACACAGGCGtatttcaaaacaaaattaaGAAATGCAAGTAGAGGGATTGTCATTGAACTCACCGACAGGAATGATCAGCGGTCACAGGAGTCTGTATATTTAGTCATATACCGAGAGAATGCAGAATTAAACTGCTTCCAGATTGACCTAACAATGAAACATGAGTTTGATAACCAAGTTTCGAAATTGAAACAAGAGATTGGCAAAACAAGGGCGTCCGTGTCGAAAGAAGGTAGTATTGATATAATTATACAGCAATCtcaacaaagaaagattgGAACGAAAACTAAAGTGTATCGCAACGTCCACATTAACGATAAGCGCCTCCTGTTCAGTGAAACATTATCCAAGCTGATTTTAGGTGGCCTTCGACTTCGAGGCATTCCTAATTCCACTGCAGACTTTCAAAAGTTATACAAGACAACATTTGATGCGGCTGAATTCACACACAGAGATGAATTAAAGCGCATTTCGATGGGATCAGGTGAAGACGTCTCATTCGAGTCATTGCAGGAGACGGTGGAAACCTTGCTGAAGCTGTTTACCAAATCATGA
- the SKDI15G2150 gene encoding uncharacterized protein (similar to Saccharomyces cerevisiae YKR075C and YOR062C; ancestral locus Anc_5.663) produces MTSLDDTVLTKKNVALLDNATNYIRPAVDYFHFAFDYDNLDVPTTWRLLLKTRKHKLLRLPSCSSENEFDYSIYMARLHHCMWRRWSVYHFKLDGCKINPLSINWNKEIDVTLLYGPDLTGIHERGQSTPKNDGVQNTKEQEKQLRDAVKDESCSSPPLKDDRLFRDGKPSYHQSISFDDTVRRRDIDKRGRFHESCVLINDINQLQDYSIVWDERRHRYRRQPFSDSYDYGHVNSKSNGTPCNTSHDNLIIHQNLHSITEGSYIYIK; encoded by the coding sequence ATGACTAGTTTAGATGATACTGTTTTGACCAAGAAGAATGTAGCACTTCTGGACAACGCTACGAACTACATCCGCCCTGCCGTGGATTACTTCCACTTTGCATTTGATTATGATAATTTAGACGTCCCCACGACATGGCGGTTGTTGTTAAAAACGCGCAAGCATAAACTTCTGCGGTTACCAAGTTGCTCTTCTGAAAACGAGTTTGACTACAGCATATACATGGCTAGATTGCATCACTGCATGTGGAGACGCTGGTCCGTATACCATTTTAAACTAGACGGTTGCAAAATCAATCCGCTAAGTATAAACTGGAACAAAGAGATAGACGTTACTCTTCTTTACGGCCCCGATCTGACCGGAATTCATGAAAGGGGACAATCTACTCCAAAGAACGATGGCGTACAGAATACAAAAGAACAGGAAAAGCAGTTGCGTGATGCTGTAAAAGATGAGAGCTGTTCCTCACCACCGCTCAAAGACGACAGGCTTTTCCGAGACGGTAAACCATCCTACCATCAGTCAATATCTTTCGATGACACCGTTCGTAGGCGAGACATTGACAAACGTGGGAGGTTCCACGAGTCTTGTGTTCTGATAAACGATATAAACCAATTGCAAGATTATTCCATTGTTTGGGACGAGAGAAGACATCGCTACCGTCGACAACCTTTTTCAGACTCTTACGATTACGGCCATGTCAATTCTAAAAGCAACGGAACTCCTTGCAACACGTCTCATGATAACTTGATAATTCACCAAAACCTGCATAGCATTACGGAAGGCTCTTACATCTATATAAAGTGA
- the CKA2 gene encoding casein kinase 2 catalytic subunit CKA2 (similar to Saccharomyces cerevisiae CKA2 (YOR061W); ancestral locus Anc_5.662), which translates to MPLPPSTLNQKSNRVYSVARVYKNACEERPQEYWDYEQGVTIDWGKISNYEIINKIGRGKYSEVFSGRCTVNNQKCVIKVLKPVKMKKIYRELKILTNLTGGPNVVGLYDIVQDADSKIPALIFEEIKNVDFRTLYPTFKLPDIQYYFTQLLIALDYCHSMGIMHRDVKPQNVMIDPTERKLRLIDWGLAEFYHPGVDYNVRVASRYHKGPELLVNLNQYDYSLDLWSVGCMLAAIVFKKEPFFKGSSNPDQLVKIATVLGTKELLGYLGKYGLHLPSEYDNIMRDFTKKAWTHFITSETKLAVPEVVDLIDNLLRYDHQERLTAKEAMDHKFFKANYE; encoded by the coding sequence atgcCATTACCTCCGTCAACATTAAACCAGAAATCCAATAGAGTCTACTCTGTGGCCAGAGTGTACAAAAATGCTTGCGAGGAGAGACCCCAAGAGTACTGGGATTACGAACAAGGGGTGACTATTGATTGGGGAAAGATTTCCAATTACGaaattatcaataaaattggAAGAGGGAAGTACTCCGAAGTGTTCAGCGGTAGATGTACCGTAAACAACCAGAAATGTGTCATTAAGGTCTTAAAGCCAgttaaaatgaaaaaaatttatagaGAATTAAAAATCCTAACTAATTTGACAGGTGGTCCCAATGTTGTTGGCCTTTATGATATAGTACAAGATGCGGACTCCAAAATACCTGCTTTgatctttgaagaaatcaaaaatgtcGATTTCAGAACTCTTTATCCGACTTTCAAACTTCCTGACATTCAATATTACTTCACCCAATTATTGATCGCATTAGATTACTGCCATTCCATGGGCATAATGCACAGAGATGTAAAGCCTCAAAATGTCATGATCGATCCTACGGAACGTAAGTTAAGACTAATCGACTGGGGCCTAGCGGAGTTTTACCATCCGGGTGTAGATTATAATGTTCGTGTCGCTTCACGCTATCACAAGGGACCAGAACTACTAGTAAACTTGAACCAATATGACTATTCCCTAGACTTGTGGTCAGTAGGATGTATGCTAGCAGctattgttttcaaaaaggaaccatttttcaaaggatCTTCAAATCCAGATCAACTGGTAAAGATTGCCACAGTACTGGGAACCAAGGAACTCTTAGGTTATTTGGGCAAGTACGGCTTGCATTTACCATCTGAATATGACAATATTATGAGAGACTTCACCAAAAAAGCATGGACTCACTTCATCACTTCTGAAACCAAACTGGCTGTTCCCGAGGTGGTCGATTTAATCGACAATTTGTTAAGATATGACCATCAAGAAAGACTAACAGCAAAGGAAGCGATGGACcataagtttttcaaagccaACTATGAATAA
- the RPL3 gene encoding 60S ribosomal protein uL3 (similar to Saccharomyces cerevisiae RPL3 (YOR063W); ancestral locus Anc_5.664) yields the protein MSHRKYEAPRHGHLGFLPRKRAASIRARVKAFPKDDRSKPVALTSFLGYKAGMTTIVRDLDRPGSKFHKREVVEAVTVVDTPPVVVVGIVGYVETPRGLRSLTTVWAEHLSDEVKRRFYKNWYKSKKKAFTKYSAKYAQDGAGVERELARVKKYASVVRVLVHTQIRKTPLSQKKAHLAEIQLNGGSISEKVDWAREHFEKTIAVDSVFEQNEMIDAIAVTKGHGFEGVTHRWGTKKLPRKTHRGLRKVACIGAWHPAHVMWSVARAGQRGYHSRTSINHKVYRVGKGDDEANGATSFDRTKKTINPMGGFVHYGDLKNDFIMVKGCIPGNRKRVVNLRKSLYTNTSRKALEEVNLKWIDTASKFGKGRFQTPAEKHAFMGTLKKDL from the coding sequence ATGTCTCATAGAAAGTACGAAGCACCACGTCACGGTCATTTAGGTTTCTTGCCAAGAAAGAGAGCCGCCTCCATCAGAGCTAGAGTTAAGGCTTTCCCAAAGGATGACAGATCCAAGCCAGTTGCTTTAACCTCTTTCTTAGGTTACAAGGCCGGTATGACCACCATTGTTAGAGATTTGGACAGACCAGGTTCCAAATTCCACAAGCGTGAAGTTGTTGAAGCTGTCACCGTTGTTGACACTCCACCAGTCGTCGTTGTCGGTATTGTCGGTTACGTCGAAACTCCAAGAGGTTTGAGATCATTGACGACCGTCTGGGCTGAACATTTGTCTGACGAAGTCAAGAGAAGATTCTACAAGAACTGGTACAAGTCTAAGAAGAAGGCCTTCACCAAGTACTCTGCTAAGTACGCTCAAGATGGTGCTGGTGTCGAAAGAGAATTGGCCAGAGTTAAGAAGTACGCTTCCGTTGTCAGAGTTTTGGTCCACACTCAAATCAGAAAGACTCCATTGTCTCAAAAGAAGGCTCATTTGGCCGAAATTCAATTGAACGGTGGTTCCATCTCTGAAAAGGTTGACTGGGCTCGTGAACATTTCGAAAAGACTATCGCTGTCGACAGTGTCTTTGAACAAAACGAAATGATCGATGCTATTGCTGTCACCAAGGGTCACGGTTTCGAAGGTGTTACCCACAGATGGGGTACCAAGAAATTACCAAGAAAGACTCACAGAGGTCTAAGAAAGGTTGCTTGTATTGGTGCTTGGCATCCAGCCCACGTTATGTGGAGTGTTGCCAGAGCCGGTCAAAGAGGTTACCATTCCAGAACTTCCATCAACCACAAGGTTTACAGAGTCGGTAAGggtgatgatgaagctAATGGTGCCACCAGCTTCGACAGAACCAAGAAGACCATTAACCCAATGGGTGGTTTCGTTCACTACGGTGACTTGAAGAACGATTTCATCATGGTTAAGGGTTGTATCCCAGGTAACAGAAAGAGAGTTGTCAATTTGAGAAAGTCTTTGTACACCAACACTTCCAGAAAGGCTTTGGAAGAAGTCAACTTGAAATGGATTGACACTGCTTCCAAGTTCGGTAAGGGTAGATTCCAAACCCCAGCTGAAAAGCACGCCTTCATGGGTACTTTGAAGAAGGACTTGTAG
- the CYT1 gene encoding ubiquinol--cytochrome-c reductase catalytic subunit CYT1 (similar to Saccharomyces cerevisiae CYT1 (YOR065W); ancestral locus Anc_5.666), with protein sequence MFSNLSKRWAQRTLSKGFYSTATNAATKPGKFTQKLITAGVAAAGITASTLLYADSLTAEAMTAAEHGLHAPAYAWSHNGPFETFDHASIRRGYQVYREVCAACHSLDRVAWRTLVGVSHTNEEVRNMAEEFEYDDEPDEQGNPKKRPGKLSDYIPGPYPNEQAARAANQGALPPDLSLIVKARHGACDYIFSLLTGYPDDPPAGVVLPPGSNYNPYFPGGSIAMARVLFDDMVEYEDGTPATTSQMAKDVTTFLNWCAEPEHDERKRLGLKTVIILSSLYLLSIWVKKFKWAGIKNRKFVFNPPKPRK encoded by the coding sequence ATGTTTTCGAATTTATCTAAACGTTGGGCTCAAAGGACCCTTTCAAAAGGGTTCTACTCTACTGCGACAAATGCTGCTACTAAACCAGGAAAGTTTACTCAAAAACTGATTACAGCCGGTGTTGCTGCCGCCGGTATCACTGCATCGACGTTGCTCTATGCAGACTCTTTAACTGCCGAAGCTATGACTGCAGCTGAACATGGGTTGCACGCCCCAGCATATGCTTGGTCCCACAACGGTCCCTTCGAAACATTTGATCATGCATCCATTAGAAGAGGTTACCAAGTTTACCGTGAAGTTTGTGCCGCGTGCCATTCTCTTGACAGAGTGGCTTGGAGAACTTTGGTTGGTGTTTCTCACACCAACGAAGAGGTTCGTAATATGGCTGAAGAATTCGAATACGACGATGAACCTGATGAGCAAGGTAACCCTAAAAAGAGGCCAGGTAAATTGTCTGACTACATCCCCGGTCCATATCCGAACGAGCAGGCCGCAAGAGCCGCCAACCAAGGCGCTTTGCCACCAGATCTCTCTTTGATTGTCAAAGCCAGACACGGTGCTTGTGATTACATTTTCTCGTTGTTGACTGGTTATCCTGATGATCCTCCCGCTGGTGTCGTCTTACCACCGGGCTCTAACTATAATCCTTACTTCCCAGGTGGTTCTATTGCTATGGCAAGAGTATTGTTCGATGACATGGTCGAATATGAAGATGGTACTCCTGCAACAACTTCTCAAATGGCAAAGGATGTTACCACTTTCTTAAACTGGTGTGCTGAACCCGAACACGACGAGAGAAAGAGACTAGGTTTGAAAACGGTAATAATTTTATCCTCTTTGTACTTGTTATCCATCTGGGTGAAGAAGTTCAAATGGGCCGGTATCAAGAACAGAAAATTCGTTTTCAACCCACCCAAGCCAAGAAAGTAG